ACGTGCCGCTCACGCGCGCCAGCACGCTGAAGCGCCTCGTCGAGGCCGCCACCGACGCGCGCTACGGCATCCTCACCGTCACGCTCGACGATCCGACCGGCTACGGGCGCATCGTGCGCGACGCCGCCGGCAGCGTCACGCGCATCGTCGAGCAGAAGGACGCCTCGCCCGAGCAGCTGCGCATCGCCGAGATCAACACCGGCATCATCGTCACGCCCACCGCCCAGCTCGCGATGTGGCTCGGCGCGCTCGGCAACGACAACGCGCAGGGCGAGTACTACCTGACCGACGTGGTCGAGCAGGCCATCGAGGCCGGCTTCGAGGTCGTCACGACCCAGCCGGACGAGGAATGGGAAACGCTCGGCGTGAACAGCAAGGCGCAACTCGCCGAACTCGAGCGGATCCATCAGCGCAATCTCGCCGATCAGCTGCTCCTCGACGGCGTGACGCTCGCCGATCCGGCCCGCATCGACATCCGCGGCTCGCTCGTGTGCGGGCGCGACGTGTCGATCGACGTGAACTGCGTGTTCGAGGGCGCCGTGGAACTGGCCGACGGCGTGACGATCGGCGCGAACTGCGTGATTCGCGGCACGAAGATCGGCGCCGGCACGCGCATCGACGCGTTCTCGCACCTCGAAGGCGCGCAGGTCGGCGCGCGGGCCGTGGTCGGGCCGTATGCACGGCTGCGGCCCGGCGCGGCGCTGGCCGACGAATCGCACGTCGGCAACTTCGTCGAGGTGAAGAACGCCGTGCTCGGCCACGGCTCGAAGGCCAACCATCTCACCTACATCGGCGACGCCGACATCGGCGCGCGCGTGAACATCGGCGCCGGCACCATCACCTGCAACTACGACGGCGCGAACAAGTTCCGCACCGTGATCGAGGACGACGTGTTCGTCGGCTCCGACACGCAGCTCGTCGCGCCGGTGCGGGTGGGCAGCGGCGTGACGATCGCCGCCGGCACCACGGTGTGGAAGGACGTGGCGAGCGGCCAGCTCGTGCTCAACGACAAGAAGCAGACCGAGAAGGCCGGCTACGTGCGGCCGACCAAGAAGAAGGGCTGAACGGTTCCGGCGGCTCAAACCAGTTTCGGAAGGCGCACCCGGGTGGCGCCTTCCTCATTTCGGAGGATCGCTCGCCATGTGCGGCATTGTCGGCGCAGTTGCGCAACGTAACATCGTTCCGGTGCTGATCGAAGGTCTGCGCCGCCTGGAATATCGCGGATACGACTCGTGCGGCGTGGCCGTGCTCGAGGACGGCGCACCCAGGCGCGCGCGCAGCGTCTCGCGCGTGGCCGATCTCGACGCGCAGGTGCGCGAGACCGGGCTCGAGGGCATGACCGGCATTTCGCATACGCGCTGGGCCACGCACGGCGCGCCCGTCACCCACAACGCGCATCCGATCTTCTCGCGCGATACCGTGGCGCTGGTCCACAACGGCATCATCGAGAACTACGAGACGCTGCGCGAAGGGCTGCGCGCGAAGGGCTACGAGTTCGTGTCGCAGACCGACACCGAGGTCATCGCCCACCTCGTCCACAGCCTCTATCGCGGCGACCTGTTCGCCGCCGTGCGCGAGGCCGTCGCGCAGCTGCACGGCGCCTACGCGATCGCCGTGATCCACAAGGACCAGCCCAACACCGTGGTGGGCGCGCGGCAGGGTTCGCCGCTCGTGGTCGGCTTCGGCGACGGCGAGAACTTCCTCGCCTCCGACGCGCTCGCGCTGGCCGGCAGCACCGACCGCTTCACGTTCCTCGAGGAGGGCGACGTCTGCGAACTGTCGCTCGACGGCGTGAAGATCGTCGACCGCAGCGGCTCGCGCGTGCAGCGCGAGGTGCGCACCGTGAGCGCCTACGGCGGCGCCGTCGAACTCGGCCCGTACCGCCACTTCATGCAGAAGGAAATCTTCGAGCAGCCGCGCGCGATCGCCGACACGATCCCGCCCGTCGAAGGGTTCGAGGCCTCGCTGTTCGGCGAGGGGGCGGCCGAGACGTTCGCCGACATCGACAGCCTGCTGATCCTCGCCTGCGGCACCAGCTACTACTCGGGCATGACCGCCAAGTACTGGCTCGAATCGATCGCGAAGATCCCCACCCAGGTGGAGATCGCGAGCGAGTACCGCTACCGCGACTCGGTGCCGAACCCGCGCGCGCTGGTGGTGGTGATCTCGCAGTCGGGCGAGACCGCCGACACGCTCGCCGCGCTCAAGCACGCGCAGTCGCTGGGCCACCAGCGCACGCTGGCCGTCTGCAACGTGGCGACCAGCGCGATGGTGCGCCAGACCGGGCTGCAGTTCCTGACGCGCGCCGGCACCGAGATCGGCGTGGCGTCGACCAAGGCGTTCACCACCCAGCTGGTGGCGCTGTTCCTGCTCGCGGCCACGCTCGGCAAGGTGCGCGGACACGTGGACGCGACCCGCGAGGCCGACTACATCCGTCAGTTGCGTCACCTGCCGGCCGCGCTGAACAGCGTGCTGGCGCTGGAGCCGCAGATCATCGCGTGGTCGGAGGAGTTCTCGCGCAAGGAGAACGCGCTGTTCCTCGGCCGCGGGCTGCATTACCCGATCGCGCTGGAAGGCGCGCTGAAGCTGAAGGAGATTTCGTACATCCACGCGGAGGCGTATCCGGCGGGCGAGCTGAAGCACGGGCCGCTCGCGCTGGTGACGGAGGCGATGCCGGTGGTGACGGTGGCGCCGAACGACACGCTGCTGGAGAAGCTGAAGTCGAACATGCAGGAAGTGCGCGCGCGCGGCGGCGAGCTGTACGTGTTCGCCGACGCGGACACGCATATCGTCAACGACGACGGGCTGCACGTGATCCGGATGCCGGAGCATTACGGCGCGCTGTCGCCGATCCTGCACGTGGTGCCGCTGCAGTTGCTGGCGTATCACACGGCCTGTGCGCGGGGAACGGATGTGGACAAGCCGCGGAATCTGGCGAAGTCGGTGACGGTGGAGTGAGGGAGGAGCGGGGCGGGAGCCCCGCTTTTGGCACCAAATGAAAGCGTTCCGTGGCCTCCGCTAGAAGCGTTCCGTGGCGGGGGTCAAAATTCCGCCAAACGCTTGTAGGACCGGCCACGTCCCCGAAACCGCGTCTGTCTCCGCACCAGTGTTCAGCGGAAGTGGGGGCTTTATTGGCGCGTTGACGGTGTGTGGGCCGA
The genomic region above belongs to Burkholderia plantarii and contains:
- the glmS gene encoding glutamine--fructose-6-phosphate transaminase (isomerizing), translated to MCGIVGAVAQRNIVPVLIEGLRRLEYRGYDSCGVAVLEDGAPRRARSVSRVADLDAQVRETGLEGMTGISHTRWATHGAPVTHNAHPIFSRDTVALVHNGIIENYETLREGLRAKGYEFVSQTDTEVIAHLVHSLYRGDLFAAVREAVAQLHGAYAIAVIHKDQPNTVVGARQGSPLVVGFGDGENFLASDALALAGSTDRFTFLEEGDVCELSLDGVKIVDRSGSRVQREVRTVSAYGGAVELGPYRHFMQKEIFEQPRAIADTIPPVEGFEASLFGEGAAETFADIDSLLILACGTSYYSGMTAKYWLESIAKIPTQVEIASEYRYRDSVPNPRALVVVISQSGETADTLAALKHAQSLGHQRTLAVCNVATSAMVRQTGLQFLTRAGTEIGVASTKAFTTQLVALFLLAATLGKVRGHVDATREADYIRQLRHLPAALNSVLALEPQIIAWSEEFSRKENALFLGRGLHYPIALEGALKLKEISYIHAEAYPAGELKHGPLALVTEAMPVVTVAPNDTLLEKLKSNMQEVRARGGELYVFADADTHIVNDDGLHVIRMPEHYGALSPILHVVPLQLLAYHTACARGTDVDKPRNLAKSVTVE
- the glmU gene encoding bifunctional UDP-N-acetylglucosamine diphosphorylase/glucosamine-1-phosphate N-acetyltransferase GlmU, with the translated sequence MNIVILAAGTGKRMRSALPKVLHPLAGKPLLSHVLDTARTLAPSRLVVVVGHGAEAVQAAVAAPDVQFALQEQQLGTGHAVRQALPLLDPAQPTLVLYGDVPLTRASTLKRLVEAATDARYGILTVTLDDPTGYGRIVRDAAGSVTRIVEQKDASPEQLRIAEINTGIIVTPTAQLAMWLGALGNDNAQGEYYLTDVVEQAIEAGFEVVTTQPDEEWETLGVNSKAQLAELERIHQRNLADQLLLDGVTLADPARIDIRGSLVCGRDVSIDVNCVFEGAVELADGVTIGANCVIRGTKIGAGTRIDAFSHLEGAQVGARAVVGPYARLRPGAALADESHVGNFVEVKNAVLGHGSKANHLTYIGDADIGARVNIGAGTITCNYDGANKFRTVIEDDVFVGSDTQLVAPVRVGSGVTIAAGTTVWKDVASGQLVLNDKKQTEKAGYVRPTKKKG